One genomic window of Quercus robur chromosome 6, dhQueRobu3.1, whole genome shotgun sequence includes the following:
- the LOC126689277 gene encoding ribonucleoside-diphosphate reductase small chain A isoform X4, whose protein sequence is MGSLENGVEKLSLQDREEEEEEEPILKEQNHRFCMFPIRYKQLWEMYKKAQARFWTAEEVDLSQDMRQWETLSDSEKHFISHVLAFFAASDGIVLENLAARFLNDVQVPEARAFYGFQIAMENVHSEMYSLLLETYIKDSKEKHRLFNAIENIPCVARKAKWALDWIHSSTLFAERIVAFACVEGIFFSGSFCSIFWLKKRGMMPGLTFSNELISRDEGLHCDFACLLYSLLRNQLHWEKVHHIVHEAVEIETQFVCEALPCALIGMNSILMSQYIKFVADRLLVSLGCQRKYNVENPFDWMEFISLQGKANFFERRVGEYQKASVMSSLQDGGKNFVFKLDEDF, encoded by the exons ATGGGGTCTTTGGAAAATGGGGTTGAGAAACTATCACTACAagacagagaagaagaagaagaagaagagccaATATTGAAAGAGCAAAATCACAGGTTTTGCATGTTTCCCATAAGGTACAAGCAGCTTTGGGAGATGTATAAGAAGGCTCAAGCCAGGTTCTGGACCG CTGAGGAGGTTGATCTTTCCCAGGATATGAGGCAGTGGGAAACTCTGTCTGACTCTGAGAAACACTTCATTAGCCATGTGCTGGCATTTTTTGCCGCATCTGATGGGATTGTATTGGAGAATTTAGCTGCTAGATTTCTAAATGATGTTCAAGTACCAGAG GCTCGGGCATTCTATGGATTTCAAATTGCAATGGAGAATGTTCACTCTG AAATGTACAGCTTGCTTCTAGAGACATATATCAAGGATTCAAAAGAGAAGCATAGATTGTTCAATGCAATTGAAAACATTCCTTGTGTGGCTAGGAAGGCTAAGTGGGCTTTAGATTGGATTCATAG CTCCACCTTGTTTGCAGAGAGAATTGTTGCTTTTGCATGTGTTGAAGGAATCTTTTTCTCAGGAAG CTTCTGTTCCATATTCTGGCTTAAAAAGAGGGGAATGATGCCAGGCTTGACATTCTCAAATGAGCTTATTTCTAGAGACGAAGGCCTCCATTGTGACTTTGCTTGCCTTCTTTACAG TTTGTTAAGGAATCAATTACATTGGGAAAAGGTTCATCACATTGTACATGAAGCTGTTGAAATTGAGACGCAATTTGTGTGCGAGGCCCTTCCATGTGCGTTGATTGGCATGAATTCAATACTCATGAGCCAGTATATAAAGTTTGTAGCTGACCGACTTTTG GTTTCATTAGGGTGCCAGAGGAAATACAATGTGGAAAATCCTTTTGATTGGATGGAATTTATTTCTCTGCA AGGAAAGGCAAACTTTTTTGAAAGAAGGGTGGGCGAATATCAAAAGGCATCTGTAATGTCAAGCCTTCAAGATGGTGGAAAAAACTTTGTCTTTAAGCTGGATGAGGACTTCTAA
- the LOC126689278 gene encoding endo-1,3;1,4-beta-D-glucanase-like, with protein MSSSQCFENPPTLSSTCGEGTVQEFGGLQTYITGSPDSKLAIILISDVFGYEAPNLRKLADKIAGTGFLVVVPDFFYGDPIIDFNDPNFDVNSWLKVHNVDKGNEDTKAVIAALRSKGVSAIGAAGFCWGGVVLVKLASSTELHAAVILHPGPITEDQINDVKVPIAILGAEIDHMSPPEQLKQFGEKLSAKSEFDSFVKIFPGVAHGWTVKYNVEDESAVKSAEESHLDMLNWFTKYVK; from the exons ATGTCGAGCTCTCAGTGCTTTGAGAACCCACCGACGCTGAGCTCAACCTGTGGAGAAGGGACTGTCCAAGAGTTTGGAGGCCTTCAAACTTACATCACTGGCTCTCCAGATTCTAAGCTTGCCATCATTCTCATTTCTGATGTTTTTG GGTATGAAGCACCAAACTTAAG GAAACTTGCAGACAAAATTGCAGGAACTGGATTCTTGGTGGTAGTTCCTGATTTTTTCTATGGTGATCCGATCATTGATTTCAATGACCCTAACTTTGATGTAAACTCATGGTTAAAAGTTCACAACGTG GATAAAGGAAATGAGGATACCAAAGCTGTGATTGCAGCTCTAAGAAGTAAAGGTGTTTCAGCCATTGGGGCAGCAGGTTTTTGCTGGGGAG GGGTGGTATTAGTGAAATTAGCAAGTTCTACTGAGCTTCACGCTGCAGTAATTTTGCATCCTGGTCCGATCACAGAAGATCAAATCAATG ACGTGAAAGTTCCTATTGCTATATTGGGAGCTGAGATTGACCATATGTCCCCACCGGAACAACTGAAACAGTTTGGAGAGAAGTTGTCAGCAAAATCTGAG TTTGATAGCTTTGTGAAAATATTCCCTGGTGTGGCTCATGGATGGACAGTAAAGTACAATGTTGAGGATGAGTCAGCTGTAAAAAGTGCTGAAGAGTCTCATTTGGACATGTTAAATTGGTTTACCAAGTATGTCAAGTGA
- the LOC126689277 gene encoding ribonucleoside-diphosphate reductase small chain A isoform X3, which translates to MGSLENGVEQLTLHDREEEPILKEQNQRFCMFPIRYKQLWEMYKKAQASFWTAEEVDLSQDMRQWETLSDSEKHFISHVLAFFAASDGIVLENLAARFLNDVQVPEARAFYGFQIAMENVHSGRALLPDLNMFCCLFSEMYSLLLETYIKDSKEKHRLFNAIENIPCVARKAKWALDWIHSSTLFAERIVAFACVEGIFFSGSFCSIFWLKKRGMMPGLTFSNELISRDEGLHCDFACLLYSLLRNQLHWEKVHHIVHEAVEIETQFVCEALPCALIGMNSILMSQYIKFVADRLLRKGKLF; encoded by the exons ATGGGGTCTTTGGAAAATGGGGTTGAGCAACTAACACTACATGACAGAGAAGAAGAGCCAATATTGAAAGAGCAAAACCAGAGGTTTTGCATGTTTCCCATAAGGTACAAGCAGCTTTGGGAGATGTACAAGAAGGCTCAAGCCAGTTTCTGGACCG CTGAGGAGGTTGATCTTTCCCAGGATATGAGGCAGTGGGAAACTCTGTCTGACTCTGAGAAACACTTCATTAGCCATGTGCTGGCATTTTTTGCCGCATCTGATGGGATTGTATTGGAGAATTTAGCTGCTAGATTTCTAAATGATGTTCAAGTACCAGAG GCTCGGGCATTCTATGGATTTCAAATTGCAATGGAGAATGTTCACTCTGGTAGAGCTTT GCTACCTGACTTAAATATGTTCTGCTGCCTATTTTCAGAAATGTACAGCTTGCTTCTAGAGACATATATCAAGGATTCAAAAGAGAAGCATAGATTGTTCAATGCAATTGAAAACATTCCTTGTGTGGCTAGGAAGGCTAAGTGGGCTTTAGATTGGATTCATAG CTCCACCTTGTTTGCAGAGAGAATTGTTGCTTTTGCATGTGTTGAAGGAATCTTTTTCTCAGGAAG CTTCTGTTCCATATTCTGGCTTAAAAAGAGGGGAATGATGCCAGGCTTGACATTCTCAAATGAGCTTATTTCTAGAGACGAAGGCCTCCATTGTGACTTTGCTTGCCTTCTTTACAG TTTGTTAAGGAATCAATTACATTGGGAAAAGGTTCATCACATTGTACATGAAGCTGTTGAAATTGAGACGCAATTTGTGTGCGAGGCCCTTCCATGTGCGTTGATTGGCATGAATTCAATACTCATGAGCCAGTATATAAAGTTTGTAGCTGACCGACTTTTG AGGAAAGGCAAACTTTTTTGA
- the LOC126689277 gene encoding ribonucleoside-diphosphate reductase small chain A isoform X1 — translation MGSLENGVEQLTLHDREEEPILKEQNQRFCMFPIRYKQLWEMYKKAQASFWTAEEVDLSQDMRQWETLSDSEKHFISHVLAFFAASDGIVLENLAARFLNDVQVPEARAFYGFQIAMENVHSGRALLPDLNMFCCLFSEMYSLLLETYIKDSKEKHRLFNAIENIPCVARKAKWALDWIHSSTLFAERIVAFACVEGIFFSGSFCSIFWLKKRGMMPGLTFSNELISRDEGLHCDFACLLYSLLRNQLHWEKVHHIVHEAVEIETQFVCEALPCALIGMNSILMSQYIKFVADRLLVSLGCQRKYNVENPFDWMEFISLQGKANFFERRVGEYQKASVMSSLQDGGKNFVFKLDEDF, via the exons ATGGGGTCTTTGGAAAATGGGGTTGAGCAACTAACACTACATGACAGAGAAGAAGAGCCAATATTGAAAGAGCAAAACCAGAGGTTTTGCATGTTTCCCATAAGGTACAAGCAGCTTTGGGAGATGTACAAGAAGGCTCAAGCCAGTTTCTGGACCG CTGAGGAGGTTGATCTTTCCCAGGATATGAGGCAGTGGGAAACTCTGTCTGACTCTGAGAAACACTTCATTAGCCATGTGCTGGCATTTTTTGCCGCATCTGATGGGATTGTATTGGAGAATTTAGCTGCTAGATTTCTAAATGATGTTCAAGTACCAGAG GCTCGGGCATTCTATGGATTTCAAATTGCAATGGAGAATGTTCACTCTGGTAGAGCTTT GCTACCTGACTTAAATATGTTCTGCTGCCTATTTTCAGAAATGTACAGCTTGCTTCTAGAGACATATATCAAGGATTCAAAAGAGAAGCATAGATTGTTCAATGCAATTGAAAACATTCCTTGTGTGGCTAGGAAGGCTAAGTGGGCTTTAGATTGGATTCATAG CTCCACCTTGTTTGCAGAGAGAATTGTTGCTTTTGCATGTGTTGAAGGAATCTTTTTCTCAGGAAG CTTCTGTTCCATATTCTGGCTTAAAAAGAGGGGAATGATGCCAGGCTTGACATTCTCAAATGAGCTTATTTCTAGAGACGAAGGCCTCCATTGTGACTTTGCTTGCCTTCTTTACAG TTTGTTAAGGAATCAATTACATTGGGAAAAGGTTCATCACATTGTACATGAAGCTGTTGAAATTGAGACGCAATTTGTGTGCGAGGCCCTTCCATGTGCGTTGATTGGCATGAATTCAATACTCATGAGCCAGTATATAAAGTTTGTAGCTGACCGACTTTTG GTTTCATTAGGGTGCCAGAGGAAATACAATGTGGAAAATCCTTTTGATTGGATGGAATTTATTTCTCTGCA AGGAAAGGCAAACTTTTTTGAAAGAAGGGTGGGCGAATATCAAAAGGCATCTGTAATGTCAAGCCTTCAAGATGGTGGAAAAAACTTTGTCTTTAAGCTGGATGAGGACTTCTAA
- the LOC126689277 gene encoding ribonucleoside-diphosphate reductase small chain A isoform X2 codes for MGSLENGVEQLTLHDREEEPILKEQNQRFCMFPIRYKQLWEMYKKAQASFWTAEEVDLSQDMRQWETLSDSEKHFISHVLAFFAASDGIVLENLAARFLNDVQVPEARAFYGFQIAMENVHSEMYSLLLETYIKDSKEKHRLFNAIENIPCVARKAKWALDWIHSSTLFAERIVAFACVEGIFFSGSFCSIFWLKKRGMMPGLTFSNELISRDEGLHCDFACLLYSLLRNQLHWEKVHHIVHEAVEIETQFVCEALPCALIGMNSILMSQYIKFVADRLLVSLGCQRKYNVENPFDWMEFISLQGKANFFERRVGEYQKASVMSSLQDGGKNFVFKLDEDF; via the exons ATGGGGTCTTTGGAAAATGGGGTTGAGCAACTAACACTACATGACAGAGAAGAAGAGCCAATATTGAAAGAGCAAAACCAGAGGTTTTGCATGTTTCCCATAAGGTACAAGCAGCTTTGGGAGATGTACAAGAAGGCTCAAGCCAGTTTCTGGACCG CTGAGGAGGTTGATCTTTCCCAGGATATGAGGCAGTGGGAAACTCTGTCTGACTCTGAGAAACACTTCATTAGCCATGTGCTGGCATTTTTTGCCGCATCTGATGGGATTGTATTGGAGAATTTAGCTGCTAGATTTCTAAATGATGTTCAAGTACCAGAG GCTCGGGCATTCTATGGATTTCAAATTGCAATGGAGAATGTTCACTCTG AAATGTACAGCTTGCTTCTAGAGACATATATCAAGGATTCAAAAGAGAAGCATAGATTGTTCAATGCAATTGAAAACATTCCTTGTGTGGCTAGGAAGGCTAAGTGGGCTTTAGATTGGATTCATAG CTCCACCTTGTTTGCAGAGAGAATTGTTGCTTTTGCATGTGTTGAAGGAATCTTTTTCTCAGGAAG CTTCTGTTCCATATTCTGGCTTAAAAAGAGGGGAATGATGCCAGGCTTGACATTCTCAAATGAGCTTATTTCTAGAGACGAAGGCCTCCATTGTGACTTTGCTTGCCTTCTTTACAG TTTGTTAAGGAATCAATTACATTGGGAAAAGGTTCATCACATTGTACATGAAGCTGTTGAAATTGAGACGCAATTTGTGTGCGAGGCCCTTCCATGTGCGTTGATTGGCATGAATTCAATACTCATGAGCCAGTATATAAAGTTTGTAGCTGACCGACTTTTG GTTTCATTAGGGTGCCAGAGGAAATACAATGTGGAAAATCCTTTTGATTGGATGGAATTTATTTCTCTGCA AGGAAAGGCAAACTTTTTTGAAAGAAGGGTGGGCGAATATCAAAAGGCATCTGTAATGTCAAGCCTTCAAGATGGTGGAAAAAACTTTGTCTTTAAGCTGGATGAGGACTTCTAA